A genomic region of Bacteroides acidifaciens contains the following coding sequences:
- a CDS encoding glycoside hydrolase family 65 protein, protein MKNLFIVFFCLVSALTIKANGQDNLWKIQATDYYGTYFGAAVANGGIGILPWKEPFSVRHVMLNHVFDAAAPQDVSRVLRGINPFNLQMQIDGQRVSGDNISGWGQCIDMKAATHDTHFTYGGKADISYSICALRNIPYAGLVRVEVAALEDMYLSVENPIEVPDEYKNPGSKQVSVNVDGNELKIVRTWALSKYREQKVSASSAFIYDKNPNLQQQSDGTSRISISLKKGEKFSFALLGSVCTGRDFIDPYNESDREVIYGAKEGLNRLMNGHRKLWNELWEGDIMIEGDDEAQRAVRFALYNLYSNARKGSRLSISPFGLSAQGYNGHIFWDTEFWMYPPMLFMNQGIARTMMDYRTDRLEAACQRALSYGYDGAMFPWESDDAGEESCPTWALTGTFEHHITADIAIAAWNYYCMSGDKRWLREEGFPLMEKVAEFWVSRVEKNEDGSYSIRNVVCADEYAEGVDDNAFTNGAAMRALQDAAKAAVVCGVKAPAIWKEIASKLRLPKFENGVTMEYEGYNGQTIKQADANLLVYPLNLITRPEEIRKDLEYYEDKIDKTGPAMSFSVLALQYTRLGEGDKAYDLFVQSFRPNQLPPFGVISEGAGGTNPYFVTGAGGLLQTVINGFCGLEVTDNGIKQLFSKLPKHWKKLTITGVGPDRKTYVRMQK, encoded by the coding sequence ATGAAGAATCTATTTATTGTATTTTTTTGTCTGGTATCAGCTTTGACTATAAAGGCAAACGGACAAGATAATTTGTGGAAAATACAGGCTACTGATTATTACGGAACTTATTTTGGAGCAGCAGTAGCGAATGGTGGTATCGGTATCTTGCCGTGGAAAGAACCTTTCTCTGTTCGTCATGTCATGTTGAATCATGTATTTGATGCTGCCGCTCCTCAAGACGTGAGTCGTGTGTTGCGAGGAATCAACCCGTTCAATTTGCAAATGCAGATTGACGGACAGAGAGTGAGTGGTGATAATATTTCGGGGTGGGGACAGTGCATAGATATGAAAGCCGCCACGCACGATACACATTTTACTTATGGTGGAAAAGCGGATATCTCTTATAGTATCTGTGCCTTGAGGAATATACCTTATGCGGGACTGGTGCGTGTAGAGGTGGCTGCATTGGAAGATATGTATTTATCAGTGGAAAATCCCATTGAAGTACCTGATGAATATAAGAATCCCGGTTCAAAACAAGTGAGTGTGAATGTCGATGGAAACGAACTGAAAATAGTACGTACCTGGGCTTTATCCAAATACCGTGAACAGAAAGTATCAGCTTCTTCCGCTTTTATTTATGATAAGAATCCAAACTTGCAACAACAATCTGACGGAACCAGTCGAATCTCTATTTCATTAAAAAAAGGAGAAAAATTTTCTTTCGCTTTATTAGGCTCTGTCTGTACCGGACGTGATTTTATAGACCCGTATAATGAATCGGACCGTGAAGTGATTTATGGTGCGAAAGAAGGTTTGAACCGCCTGATGAATGGACATCGGAAACTTTGGAATGAGCTGTGGGAAGGAGATATTATGATTGAGGGAGATGACGAGGCGCAGCGTGCCGTACGTTTTGCTCTTTATAATCTTTACTCTAATGCACGCAAGGGAAGCCGCCTGAGTATTTCTCCTTTCGGGCTTTCTGCCCAAGGATATAACGGGCATATTTTCTGGGATACCGAGTTTTGGATGTATCCGCCTATGCTTTTCATGAATCAGGGCATTGCAAGGACAATGATGGATTATCGTACTGACAGACTGGAAGCCGCTTGTCAGAGAGCATTGAGCTATGGGTATGATGGAGCTATGTTTCCTTGGGAAAGTGATGATGCCGGAGAAGAGTCATGTCCGACTTGGGCATTGACCGGAACTTTTGAACATCATATCACTGCTGATATTGCTATCGCAGCCTGGAATTACTACTGTATGAGTGGTGATAAACGGTGGTTGCGAGAAGAAGGTTTCCCTTTGATGGAGAAAGTGGCGGAATTTTGGGTAAGTCGTGTAGAAAAGAATGAGGATGGTTCTTATTCGATTCGCAATGTGGTGTGTGCCGATGAATATGCTGAAGGGGTGGATGATAATGCATTTACCAATGGTGCCGCTATGCGTGCTTTGCAAGATGCTGCTAAAGCTGCTGTGGTATGCGGTGTTAAGGCACCTGCAATCTGGAAAGAGATAGCCTCGAAGTTACGGCTCCCGAAATTCGAGAATGGAGTGACTATGGAGTATGAAGGCTATAATGGGCAGACAATAAAACAAGCGGATGCCAATTTGCTGGTATATCCATTAAATCTGATAACCCGTCCTGAAGAAATCCGTAAGGACTTGGAGTATTATGAAGATAAAATAGATAAAACTGGACCGGCAATGTCTTTCTCTGTGTTGGCTTTGCAATATACACGCCTTGGCGAAGGCGATAAAGCTTATGACTTGTTTGTGCAAAGTTTCCGTCCTAACCAGTTACCCCCGTTTGGTGTTATTTCCGAAGGTGCAGGAGGTACGAATCCTTATTTTGTAACTGGTGCGGGAGGACTTTTACAAACTGTCATTAATGGATTTTGTGGTTTGGAAGTTACAGATAATGGCATCAAGCAGCTTTTCTCAAAATTGCCGAAACATTGGAAGAAATTAACAATAACGGGAGTGGGACCGGATAGAAAGACTTATGTCCGGATGCAAAAATAA
- a CDS encoding SusC/RagA family TonB-linked outer membrane protein, protein MDLKKALFVCLLLYYGTSANSALPVHSMAGKTNLSEQAKGIRISGTITDKDKNPLPGVNIRVMEEGGTGVITDMDGHFYMDVPSKSSVIEISYIGFKPQQIKVGSKINFDVILEEDIEALDEVVVTGYGSQKKMSVIGSIETLQPKKLQVGSSRSVTNNLAGQIAGVIAVQRSGEPGYDSSNFWIRGIASFSGGQSPLVLVDGIERDLNHIDPAEIESFSVLKDASASAMYGVRGANGVIVINTKRGKIGAPSVNLRVEHSIAEPTKLPEFIGAADHMALLNELTEDRTRLPFSQEQIDRTRYGYDRDLYPDVNWLEQITKDYAYSTRANLTVSGGSDFLRYSLVGSYFGEKGIMETDKTLPYDTGMKLTRYNMRANVDLDVTKTTVLRLNVGGFLQTHRKQAFSTDDAFDRAFITSPFVHPARYSDGTIPIMNINGVNPWAAVTQSGYDVVTASQIQSLFAVEQNLKMITPGLKAKVSFSFDRWNQSSITRGKNATYYTIATGRDIEGNLIHSVLKYGDDSLGHGNKGEYGNSRVYFEGTLTYARTFGKHDVDALFLYNQQSFDNGSVQPYRKQGIAGRLSYTFDSRYVTEFNFGYNGSENFAKGKRFGFFPSLAVGWLISEEPFMDKFRNTLSKLKLRGSIGKVGNDDIGGRRFAYMTTLKTDADTYHWGDTGQIERKGISEGEVGVENLTWETALKMNLGVELGLWNELELQVDVFKEKRTNIFMQRKIIPSQTGFLTNPWANFGEVTNRGVEFSLNYNKQINKDWFIGFRSNFTYAINRVDEYDEPESVVGTYKGLTGRSLNTLWGLQAERLFTADDFDADGNLKFGIPTQDVGASRVRPGDIKYVDMNGDGFITDADEGYIGGTVDPRIVYGFGGNINYKNWDLNFFFQGTGDTYRVIGNTTYFIPGSGQTLQGNVYSNYNDRWTEENPSQDVFWPRLSEQPNRQNYRTSTWWKKNMRFMRLKTLELGYTLPKSFTEKIHSKSIRFYVSGNNLFCFSPFKLWDPELDTDTGLRYPAMRSVMFGVDLNF, encoded by the coding sequence ATGGATTTGAAGAAAGCATTGTTTGTTTGCTTGTTGTTGTACTATGGAACAAGTGCCAACTCCGCTTTACCTGTACATTCTATGGCTGGTAAGACGAATCTGTCGGAGCAGGCGAAAGGTATTCGTATTAGTGGTACGATAACCGATAAGGACAAGAATCCTCTTCCTGGTGTGAATATACGCGTTATGGAAGAAGGGGGCACTGGAGTGATAACGGATATGGACGGACATTTCTATATGGATGTGCCGAGTAAAAGTTCCGTAATTGAGATTTCCTATATAGGATTTAAACCCCAGCAAATAAAAGTTGGGAGCAAGATTAACTTTGATGTGATTCTTGAGGAAGATATTGAAGCGCTGGACGAAGTGGTAGTTACGGGATATGGTAGCCAGAAAAAAATGTCGGTTATCGGTTCTATCGAAACATTACAGCCGAAGAAGTTACAGGTGGGTTCTTCACGTTCTGTTACTAATAACCTGGCGGGACAAATTGCCGGTGTGATAGCTGTTCAGCGTTCTGGTGAACCTGGGTACGATTCTTCTAATTTCTGGATTCGTGGTATTGCCTCTTTCTCTGGCGGACAGTCGCCACTAGTACTGGTTGATGGAATTGAACGTGATCTAAATCATATCGATCCGGCGGAAATAGAATCATTCTCTGTATTGAAAGATGCTTCGGCAAGTGCTATGTATGGTGTGCGTGGTGCGAACGGTGTGATTGTTATTAATACAAAACGTGGTAAGATAGGTGCTCCTTCTGTGAATCTTCGGGTGGAACATTCTATTGCAGAACCTACAAAACTTCCTGAGTTTATTGGTGCGGCCGATCATATGGCATTATTGAATGAACTTACGGAAGACAGGACACGTTTGCCATTCAGCCAGGAGCAGATTGACAGGACTCGTTATGGATATGACCGGGATTTGTATCCGGATGTAAATTGGCTGGAGCAAATAACGAAAGATTACGCCTACTCTACTCGTGCTAATTTAACAGTGTCGGGTGGATCCGATTTTCTCCGGTACTCATTGGTCGGTTCTTATTTCGGTGAGAAAGGAATTATGGAAACGGACAAGACATTGCCTTATGACACCGGTATGAAGCTGACCCGTTATAATATGCGTGCCAATGTCGATTTGGATGTTACCAAGACGACAGTACTGCGTTTGAATGTCGGTGGTTTCTTGCAAACGCACCGTAAGCAGGCTTTTAGTACGGACGATGCTTTCGACAGGGCATTTATAACTTCTCCTTTTGTGCACCCTGCTCGTTATTCTGACGGAACAATTCCTATCATGAACATCAATGGAGTCAATCCTTGGGCTGCCGTGACACAAAGTGGATATGATGTGGTTACAGCTTCACAGATTCAATCTTTGTTTGCTGTCGAGCAGAACCTGAAAATGATAACTCCGGGATTGAAAGCGAAAGTGTCATTCTCGTTCGACCGCTGGAATCAGAGTTCGATAACCAGAGGCAAGAATGCGACTTACTATACTATTGCTACCGGTCGTGATATAGAGGGTAACCTGATTCATTCGGTGTTGAAATACGGAGATGATTCTTTGGGACATGGCAATAAAGGTGAATATGGAAATTCGAGGGTCTACTTTGAAGGAACGCTGACTTATGCACGTACTTTCGGAAAACATGATGTGGATGCATTGTTCCTGTATAATCAGCAAAGTTTTGACAACGGTAGTGTACAGCCTTATAGAAAGCAAGGTATTGCGGGGCGTCTTTCTTATACATTCGATAGCCGCTATGTGACGGAGTTTAACTTTGGTTATAACGGTTCGGAGAATTTTGCCAAAGGAAAACGTTTCGGATTTTTCCCATCTCTTGCAGTTGGTTGGCTTATATCCGAAGAACCTTTTATGGATAAGTTCAGAAATACTTTGAGTAAATTGAAATTAAGAGGATCTATAGGAAAAGTTGGTAATGATGACATTGGTGGACGACGTTTTGCCTATATGACAACATTGAAGACAGATGCAGACACATATCACTGGGGTGATACAGGGCAGATTGAACGTAAAGGTATTTCTGAAGGAGAAGTAGGGGTGGAAAACCTTACGTGGGAGACTGCATTAAAAATGAATCTTGGAGTAGAACTGGGCTTATGGAATGAACTGGAACTGCAAGTAGATGTATTTAAAGAAAAGCGTACTAATATTTTCATGCAACGTAAGATTATTCCGTCACAAACTGGATTCTTGACAAATCCATGGGCTAACTTTGGTGAAGTGACTAATCGTGGTGTGGAATTCTCTTTGAATTATAATAAACAAATCAATAAAGATTGGTTTATAGGTTTCCGTTCTAACTTCACTTATGCTATCAACCGTGTGGACGAGTATGATGAACCGGAATCTGTGGTAGGTACGTATAAGGGGCTGACAGGACGTTCATTGAATACTTTGTGGGGGTTGCAGGCAGAAAGACTGTTTACAGCAGATGACTTTGATGCGGATGGTAATTTAAAATTCGGTATACCGACACAAGATGTAGGAGCTTCCAGGGTTCGTCCGGGTGATATTAAATATGTGGATATGAACGGTGATGGTTTCATTACTGATGCAGATGAAGGTTATATTGGCGGAACTGTAGACCCGCGCATTGTTTATGGATTCGGTGGCAATATAAATTACAAGAATTGGGACTTGAATTTCTTCTTTCAAGGGACAGGCGATACTTATCGTGTAATCGGTAATACTACATACTTTATTCCGGGTAGCGGACAAACGTTGCAAGGAAATGTCTATTCCAACTATAATGACCGATGGACAGAAGAGAACCCTTCTCAGGATGTATTTTGGCCTAGATTGTCGGAACAACCTAATAGACAGAATTACCGGACTTCTACTTGGTGGAAAAAGAACATGCGTTTTATGCGCCTGAAAACACTGGAGTTGGGATACACTTTGCCGAAGTCTTTCACTGAAAAGATACATTCCAAATCGATTCGTTTTTATGTGAGTGGTAATAACTTGTTCTGTTTCTCCCCGTTCAAATTATGGGACCCGGAACTGGATACTGATACGGGTTTGCGCTATCCGGCTATGCGTTCCGTTATGTTTGGAGTTGACCTGAATTTCTAA
- a CDS encoding RagB/SusD family nutrient uptake outer membrane protein produces the protein MKLRKYIVAGLIGIVSLGSCTYLDKEPDTEINIDMVFENKTKVESWLANVYSRIPNPGNDWLNTYGWEVFADDLTASARWQQWDWPNITKILGGWTPNTQWAGNFWDGLPRKIRQAYIFIERVHALPEADLPQKEVDYMKAEARFLAAYYWWQLLETYGPIPFRPNYIAPTDFTLSDLMVGQRPFDEIVSHLDNEMLEAAKQLPPVWQSVEKYGRITSVMCLTIRAKMLLFAASPLVNGNEWYIGHKNKEGEELFNSTYSQEKWVKAAEACKLLLDEAEQAGYRLYVEYNAEGEIDPFISLENVWFTKFQDGNKEILFPYTKQDAYQSYQFYTNKAVTKEYGGGNGLGVYQGLVDAFFMKNGLPITNNNAKYVEEGFSSEKETRATEWTGGTGQKGEVTAEGTYNMYCNREPRFYTTVSYNGSWYALAGRKYEFFKNQKDNDYTHDAPQNGYLVRKKVYPQDNPKNGSYKWRQMFLYRLSASFLDYAEAINEAYDNKVSREEALKYVNKVRERAGVRQYTLNTVSLDDPKYIHVDDNQLAVREVVRMERRVELCCEGSRWSDIRRWRIVESLPEMCGDDYGMNYGGTNSNEFYKRTVFQTRVWKKAMYWMPVYFEEINKNPNLVQAPFWN, from the coding sequence ATGAAATTAAGAAAATATATAGTTGCCGGATTGATAGGCATCGTATCGTTGGGTTCTTGTACGTATCTTGACAAAGAACCGGATACGGAGATTAATATAGACATGGTCTTTGAAAATAAGACAAAGGTAGAATCTTGGCTGGCTAATGTATACAGTCGTATTCCTAATCCGGGAAATGATTGGTTGAATACATATGGATGGGAAGTATTTGCGGATGACCTGACTGCTTCCGCACGCTGGCAACAGTGGGACTGGCCTAATATCACTAAGATTCTTGGTGGATGGACGCCTAATACGCAATGGGCAGGTAATTTCTGGGATGGTCTTCCTCGGAAAATACGCCAGGCTTACATATTTATTGAGCGGGTGCATGCATTGCCTGAGGCCGATTTGCCACAGAAAGAAGTGGATTATATGAAAGCGGAAGCGCGTTTCCTTGCAGCTTATTATTGGTGGCAATTGTTGGAGACTTATGGACCGATTCCTTTTAGACCCAATTACATTGCTCCTACTGACTTTACTCTTTCGGACTTAATGGTGGGACAGAGACCGTTTGACGAGATTGTCAGCCATTTGGATAATGAAATGCTGGAAGCGGCAAAGCAACTGCCGCCCGTATGGCAAAGTGTAGAGAAATATGGTCGTATTACTTCCGTTATGTGTCTGACTATTCGTGCAAAAATGTTATTGTTTGCTGCCAGTCCGCTTGTGAATGGTAATGAGTGGTACATCGGGCATAAGAATAAGGAGGGAGAAGAACTGTTTAATTCTACTTACAGTCAGGAAAAATGGGTCAAGGCTGCTGAGGCATGTAAACTTTTGCTTGATGAGGCAGAACAGGCTGGTTACCGTTTGTATGTGGAATATAATGCAGAAGGAGAGATTGACCCTTTCATTTCGCTTGAAAATGTTTGGTTTACCAAGTTTCAGGATGGAAATAAGGAAATTTTATTCCCTTACACAAAGCAGGATGCTTATCAAAGTTATCAGTTCTATACCAATAAGGCTGTGACTAAGGAGTATGGTGGAGGAAATGGTTTGGGAGTATATCAAGGGCTGGTAGATGCTTTCTTTATGAAGAACGGGCTTCCGATAACGAATAACAATGCAAAATATGTGGAAGAAGGTTTTTCTTCAGAAAAAGAGACAAGAGCCACTGAGTGGACAGGTGGAACAGGACAAAAGGGAGAAGTGACTGCAGAAGGGACTTATAATATGTATTGCAACCGTGAACCGCGTTTCTATACAACAGTAAGTTATAATGGTTCTTGGTATGCCTTAGCCGGACGTAAATATGAGTTCTTTAAGAACCAAAAAGATAACGATTACACACACGATGCTCCTCAAAATGGTTATTTGGTTCGTAAAAAAGTATATCCTCAGGATAATCCGAAGAATGGCAGTTATAAATGGCGGCAAATGTTCTTGTACCGTTTATCAGCTTCTTTCCTTGATTATGCCGAAGCAATCAATGAGGCTTATGATAATAAAGTATCCCGTGAGGAAGCATTGAAATATGTAAATAAGGTGCGTGAACGTGCAGGTGTGCGGCAGTATACATTAAATACTGTTTCATTGGATGACCCTAAATATATTCATGTAGATGACAATCAGCTGGCAGTACGTGAGGTAGTTCGTATGGAACGGCGTGTTGAACTTTGTTGCGAAGGCTCACGCTGGTCGGATATCCGCCGTTGGAGAATCGTTGAGAGTCTTCCTGAAATGTGTGGAGATGACTATGGCATGAATTATGGTGGAACGAACAGTAATGAGTTCTATAAGAGAACTGTATTCCAAACGCGTGTATGGAAAAAGGCAATGTATTGGATGCCGGTATATTTCGAGGAGATAAATAAGAATCCTAACCTTGTTCAGGCTCCTTTCTGGAATTAA
- a CDS encoding SusE domain-containing protein, whose protein sequence is MNKIMKLICLLFLASIVASCNKDPEYYTLETPADQMLLKASSADLTLEKEKENETAVTFTWNAAAQRGGADASIAYFFRMYMADLHSNVTSLYEIEAGERSISFTHNELNDILASWSILPGDKVTIEAEVIAQVNSSAQYLKPELSKTQLDVVGYDKNATAIYMVMVDDAGERTVRRMTEKVVGSGIYQSQAELKPCKYFFALSAESDYPCYMKGENGDNSLQYVTEEGDYEMLENTKSGTYTMVVDLNVFDVNIVSLYPLPKDGIWIVGNSCEVGWDLGVAKEKGALQSKDPRHPELWTYTGNFYYNDGSNEFKLSVELDWGGKFFFAPHAAANPVAEHELGEARYQDNGGDLKWSVASDGKYTLTVDLDQMKIYLDPVE, encoded by the coding sequence ATGAATAAGATAATGAAATTAATATGCTTGCTCTTTCTGGCATCGATAGTAGCGAGCTGTAATAAAGATCCGGAGTACTACACACTGGAAACGCCTGCAGACCAGATGCTATTAAAGGCTTCTTCTGCTGACCTTACTTTGGAGAAAGAGAAGGAGAACGAGACTGCGGTTACTTTTACGTGGAATGCTGCAGCACAGCGTGGTGGTGCTGACGCCAGTATTGCTTATTTCTTTAGAATGTATATGGCGGACTTACACTCCAATGTCACTAGCTTGTATGAAATTGAAGCTGGAGAACGCTCTATTAGCTTCACGCATAATGAGCTGAATGATATTTTGGCTTCTTGGAGCATACTTCCCGGAGATAAAGTTACTATTGAGGCAGAGGTAATCGCTCAAGTGAATTCGTCTGCTCAGTATTTGAAACCGGAATTGTCGAAAACACAATTGGATGTGGTCGGGTATGATAAGAATGCTACTGCGATTTATATGGTAATGGTAGATGATGCCGGAGAAAGAACGGTTCGGAGAATGACGGAAAAAGTTGTCGGTTCGGGAATCTACCAATCACAGGCAGAGTTGAAACCATGCAAGTACTTCTTTGCGCTTAGTGCGGAATCGGATTATCCATGTTACATGAAAGGCGAAAATGGAGATAACTCTTTGCAGTATGTAACGGAAGAAGGTGATTATGAGATGCTGGAGAATACAAAGAGCGGTACATATACAATGGTGGTTGATCTGAACGTATTTGATGTTAACATAGTCAGTTTGTATCCTTTGCCGAAGGATGGTATTTGGATTGTCGGTAATTCCTGCGAGGTAGGTTGGGATTTGGGAGTTGCTAAAGAGAAAGGAGCTCTACAAAGTAAGGACCCACGCCATCCGGAGCTTTGGACCTATACTGGTAATTTCTATTATAATGATGGTAGCAATGAATTCAAACTTTCAGTGGAACTTGACTGGGGTGGTAAATTTTTCTTTGCTCCTCATGCGGCAGCTAATCCGGTTGCAGAACATGAACTTGGGGAAGCAAGATACCAGGACAATGGTGGCGACTTGAAATGGAGCGTTGCATCAGACGGTAAATATACCTTGACAGTAGACCTTGACCAAATGAAGATATATCTGGACCCTGTCGAGTAA
- a CDS encoding family 43 glycosylhydrolase, giving the protein MYMQNIIALGMISLFTWGCGNSDKQKGETVQTPLVDKVWYSNPVIDSDNPDPTVIKAEDGYFYLYATGGNTWIHKSKDLVHWTYVNGAYEDDKKPSWEPDAGIWAPDINYIDGKYVMYYSLSKWGGGETCGIGVSVSDRPEGPFTDQGKLFRSNEIGVHNSIDPFYIEDNGKKYLFWGSWYGIWGVELSEDGLSLKGGIENAKATKIQVAANTGNTNAYEGSYILKRGDYYYLFCSTGTCCEGANSTYQTVVCRSTNLFGPYVNKAGEKMNDNKHEVLIHKNDAFLGTGHNAEIVQDDEGKDWIIYHAYRTSDPSLGRVVLLDRVYWDDNGWPYLVGDGPVVKAEAPVFKNNK; this is encoded by the coding sequence ATGTATATGCAAAATATAATCGCGCTTGGAATGATTTCCCTATTCACTTGGGGGTGCGGTAATAGCGACAAGCAGAAAGGTGAAACGGTGCAAACACCGTTGGTAGACAAAGTGTGGTATTCAAATCCGGTTATAGACTCCGACAATCCGGACCCGACAGTGATAAAGGCAGAGGATGGATATTTCTATCTGTACGCTACGGGAGGTAATACCTGGATACATAAGTCCAAGGACCTGGTACATTGGACTTATGTAAATGGTGCTTATGAGGATGATAAAAAACCGTCATGGGAGCCGGATGCTGGTATTTGGGCACCGGATATCAACTATATTGATGGTAAATATGTAATGTACTACTCTTTGTCCAAATGGGGCGGTGGAGAAACTTGTGGTATTGGAGTTTCTGTTTCGGATAGACCGGAAGGACCGTTTACTGATCAAGGTAAGTTATTCCGGAGCAATGAAATTGGCGTGCACAACAGTATCGACCCTTTCTATATCGAAGATAACGGCAAGAAGTATCTATTTTGGGGAAGTTGGTATGGCATTTGGGGAGTTGAACTGAGCGAGGATGGTCTTTCGCTGAAAGGTGGAATAGAGAATGCGAAAGCAACAAAGATACAAGTTGCTGCCAATACCGGAAACACCAATGCTTACGAGGGATCATATATATTGAAAAGAGGCGATTATTATTACTTATTCTGCTCTACCGGTACTTGTTGTGAAGGTGCGAATAGTACTTATCAGACGGTAGTATGCCGTTCTACAAATCTTTTCGGTCCTTATGTAAATAAGGCAGGCGAAAAGATGAACGATAACAAACATGAGGTGTTGATACATAAGAATGATGCATTCCTAGGTACAGGACACAATGCTGAAATAGTACAAGATGATGAAGGTAAAGATTGGATAATCTATCACGCTTACCGCACTTCCGATCCATCTTTGGGTCGCGTAGTCTTGCTTGATAGAGTGTATTGGGATGACAACGGATGGCCTTATCTCGTAGGGGACGGTCCGGTTGTAAAGGCGGAAGCGCCTGTTTTCAAGAATAATAAGTAA